In Anthonomus grandis grandis chromosome 5, icAntGran1.3, whole genome shotgun sequence, the following are encoded in one genomic region:
- the LOC126736284 gene encoding uncharacterized protein LOC126736284, with protein MECTAETSILELKEHRILRFYCEKCLQFETHTLLQNSIEDKIKIIESKDEIITLLKQKLTESESSRIPITTSSYSQIAQTEIKKSPKININLPGIIIKPKQKQTAEKTEKDIKEAIVPKDLRMAVKNTKKIKDSSILIQCCNKEHVDILKKEAESKLKNYEVQVTKLRLPRFKIIGCTTNLSEKEIENSIRKQNNFITEQNKLKITYNKKARNDKGKSIVFGECDPILFSKLIYEKKIFFGWQRYPVYEDLSIQRCFKCQQFYHKIENCPNEAVCEFCSNKHDVSECPKLQKKCVNCISANMKYKSNYNTVHEANNPECPSYQYQLNLLRTKIDYHG; from the exons ATGGAGTGCACT GCTGAAACTTCGATTCTAGAATTAAAAGAACATCGAATATTGAgattttattgtgaaaaatgtCTACAATTCGAGACGCACACTCTACTTCAAAACTCAAtagaagacaaaataaaaattattgaatccaaagatgaaataataacgttacttaaacaaaaactaacGGAGTCCGAATCATCACGTATACCAATAACAACATCATCATATAGTCAAATAGcacaaactgaaataaaaaaatcaccaaaaataaacataaatcttCCCGGAATCATTATTAAACCAAAGCAAAAACAAACTGCCGAAAAAACTGAAAAGGATATAAAGGAAGCTATAGTTCCAAAAGATCTTCGAATGGCcgtaaaaaatactaaaaaaataaaagatagtaGTATTCTTATTCAATGCTGCAATAAGGAACATGTTGACATTctaaaaaaagaagcagaatCCAAATTAAAGAACTATGAAGTACAAGTAACAAAATTAAGGCTACCGAGGTTCAAAATAATAGGATGTACCACCAATCTTAGCGAAAAGGAGATAGAGAACTCTATAAGaaagcaaaacaattttattaccgagcaaaataaacttaaaataacatataataaaaaagctagAAATGACAAAGGTAAATCCATAGTTTTTGGTGAATGTGACcccattttatttagtaaactgatatatgaaaagaaaattttctttggttGGCAAAGGTATCCAGTATACGAGGATTTGAGTATACAGCGATGTTTTAAGTGTCAACAATTTTAccacaaaattgaaaattgtccTAATGAAGCTGTATGTGAATTTTGCTCCAACAAACATGATGTATCTGAATGTccgaaattacaaaaaaaatgcgtCAACTGCATTTCAGCAAACATGAAATACAAAAGTAATTACAACACAGTTCATGAAGCAAACAACCCAGAATGTCCATCTTATCAGTACCAGTTGAATCTTCTGCGAACGAAAATAGATTATCATGGGTAA
- the LOC126736253 gene encoding piggyBac transposable element-derived protein 4-like: protein MLDELPPEKNDLRYELYMDNLFSNPALYSYLQFRGYSATGTIRENRIPKQCSLTNKKMFVKIDRGFFETAMEKSDGHLYVRWMDNSVVTMMSTSHGAQEIEQLKRYSQQQEKNILVTRPKVIAKYNAHMGGTDQMDQNLGCYRLGIRGSVKS from the exons ATGTTAGATGAATTGCCGCCAGAAAAAAACGATTTGCGATATGAACTTTATATggataatttgttttcaaacccAGCGCTTTACTCATATTTGCAATTTCGGGGTTATTCTGCAACTGGAACAATTCGTGAAAACCGAATACCCAAACAATGCTCCCtcacgaataaaaaaatgtttgtcaaAATAGACCGTGGATTTTTCGAAACAGCCATGGAGAAATCCGATGGCCATTTGTATGTGAGATGGATGGATAATTCAGTGGTAACTATGATGTCTACTTCGCATGGAGCTCAAGAAATTGAGCAACTTAAAAGGTACTCACAACAACAAGAGAAAAATATACTGGTTACACGACCTAAAGTTATTGCAAAATATAATGCCCACATGGGAGGAACTGATCAGATGGACCAGAACCTTGGCTGCTATCGCCTCGGTATTCGAG GGAGTGTAAAGTCCTAA